Proteins encoded within one genomic window of Deinococcus metallilatus:
- a CDS encoding amino acid ABC transporter ATP-binding/permease protein has product MRGALALGVLTALAGVGLAASSGLLISRAALRPEVFLSLLLLVTTVRALGLGRAALRYAERLAGHAAALAGGERVRLRLFDTLARFGRDLLAYERGGDLLARSGADVDARQFFTLRVSLPLGAFLGVLVALGGWLAWLDLGLALLALLPLLGAALVVLHGRDRAALLTREDACLTREHAARLLDALSASGDGGGSHHGPELARLTARLERVALDAGRLAWRVTLAREMGFAVAVSGVLWRGAALVQAGYLNGALLAAVVLGVAAAFDAAGPLAAVPLAHAADVAARERTAALEALTPGVVGPPMPRAVPPGPLSFEVRGVTVRRHGRTVLDDVLLRLRAGESLGVSGPSGGGKTTLIRLLTRDLDPDAGRVTLNGADLRDLDLAALRARISLHEQDAPLLDGTLRENLRLGDHHATDHRLRGLLDDLGLTHLDLDTWVGEGGTRLSGGERARVSLARALLGPGDLLLLDEPTAHLDAATEARVLRVIGRERAGRALLIVTHRAAPLALTGRHLTLRGGHLHGAASVPERTAV; this is encoded by the coding sequence GTGAGGGGCGCGCTGGCGCTCGGGGTCCTGACCGCCCTGGCCGGGGTCGGGCTGGCGGCCAGTTCGGGCCTGCTGATCTCCCGGGCCGCCCTGCGCCCCGAGGTGTTCCTGAGCCTGCTCCTGCTCGTGACCACCGTGCGCGCCCTGGGGCTGGGCCGCGCCGCCCTGCGCTACGCCGAGCGCCTCGCCGGGCACGCGGCGGCCCTGGCGGGCGGGGAGCGGGTGCGGCTGCGGCTGTTCGACACGCTGGCCCGCTTCGGGCGTGATCTGCTGGCCTACGAGCGCGGCGGCGACCTGCTCGCCCGCTCGGGTGCCGATGTCGACGCCCGGCAGTTCTTCACCCTGCGGGTCAGCCTGCCGCTGGGGGCCTTTCTGGGCGTGCTGGTCGCCCTGGGCGGCTGGCTTGCGTGGCTGGACCTGGGTCTGGCGCTGCTCGCGCTGCTCCCCCTGCTGGGGGCGGCCCTGGTGGTGCTGCATGGGCGGGACCGCGCCGCGCTGCTTACCCGGGAGGACGCCTGCCTGACGCGCGAGCACGCGGCCCGGCTGCTCGACGCCCTCTCGGCCAGCGGGGATGGCGGCGGGAGCCACCACGGCCCCGAACTCGCGCGCCTCACGGCCCGGCTCGAACGCGTCGCGCTGGACGCCGGGCGCCTGGCGTGGCGGGTCACCCTGGCCCGCGAGATGGGCTTCGCGGTCGCGGTGAGCGGCGTCCTGTGGCGGGGCGCGGCGCTCGTGCAGGCGGGCTACCTGAACGGCGCGCTGCTGGCGGCGGTGGTGCTGGGGGTCGCCGCCGCCTTCGACGCCGCGGGCCCCCTGGCCGCCGTGCCGCTGGCCCACGCCGCCGACGTGGCCGCCAGGGAGCGCACGGCCGCGCTGGAGGCGCTCACGCCGGGCGTAGTCGGTCCGCCCATGCCGAGGGCCGTCCCGCCCGGACCGCTCTCGTTCGAGGTCCGGGGCGTCACCGTCCGGCGCCACGGGCGGACCGTGCTGGATGACGTGTTGCTGCGCCTGCGTGCCGGGGAAAGCCTGGGCGTCTCGGGGCCCAGCGGCGGCGGCAAGACCACCCTGATCCGGCTCCTGACCCGGGACCTCGACCCGGACGCGGGGCGGGTCACCCTGAACGGGGCGGACCTGCGCGACCTCGACCTCGCCGCGTTGCGCGCCCGGATCAGCCTGCACGAGCAGGACGCGCCGCTGCTCGACGGCACCCTGCGCGAGAACCTGCGGCTGGGCGACCACCACGCCACGGACCACCGGCTGCGCGGCCTGCTGGACGACCTCGGGCTCACTCACCTGGATTTGGACACCTGGGTGGGCGAGGGGGGCACCCGGCTCTCGGGCGGCGAGCGGGCCCGGGTGAGCCTCGCCCGCGCGCTGCTGGGGCCGGGCGACCTGCTGCTGCTCGATGAGCCCACCGCCCACCTCGACGCCGCCACCGAGGCGCGCGTGCTGCGGGTCATCGGGCGCGAGCGCGCCGGACGGGCCCTGTTGATCGTCACCCACCGGGCCGCGCCCCTCGCCCTGACCGGGCGTCACCTCACGCTACGCGGCGGACACCTGCACGGCGCGGCGTCCGTTCCCGAAAGGACCGCC
- the cydD gene encoding thiol reductant ABC exporter subunit CydD: protein MRRRAGAWLAARRRRLPNLLLEPADLHGALAVSGVLSVLGLLATAAAFVLTARVIAAGLLQGHSPGVGTLLTVAALLLARAGAGAVREHLGTRLAARLVGTWRTRLSEAALRLGPVALADTRGADLATLDLDLVARLTPYYARYLPGAVHAALAFAVVLGVTVWLDPATAGVLLVTGPLTVVFLALVGLATGAATERQWLAHTRLSARLLTLVRHLPTLHAFGAVAPYRDVLARSARQHREATLGVLRVAFLSGFVMDFAATLATALVAVWIGVRLFGGSAELAPTLTALMLVPEFFGPLRQLGTDRHAALDAEPVAARLQDLLTRPVAPSGEGTVPAGVPHLSLSLARADLPTPTAPVSVELPPGTLAALRGPSGSGKTTLLHALRKHVPHLGSIRVDGTPLDDLGATWQARVAFVPQHPRLIAGSARDNLRLAAPDAGDADLERACEAVGLGDVLRALPSGFDTPLGEGGALLSGGETARLALARALLSGADVILLDEVSAHLDPESEAELHAVIERAFAGRTVLLATHRAVPPGWREISLGAPASPAVAA from the coding sequence GTGCGGCGCAGGGCCGGGGCCTGGCTGGCCGCGAGGCGGCGCCGCCTCCCGAACCTCCTGCTTGAACCCGCCGATCTGCACGGCGCGCTGGCCGTGTCCGGGGTGCTGAGCGTCCTGGGCCTGCTCGCCACCGCCGCCGCGTTCGTGCTGACGGCCCGCGTGATCGCCGCCGGGCTGTTGCAGGGGCACTCGCCCGGGGTGGGCACCCTCCTGACCGTCGCGGCGCTGCTGCTGGCGCGCGCCGGGGCAGGCGCGGTCCGAGAACACCTGGGGACCCGGCTCGCGGCCCGCCTGGTCGGGACCTGGCGCACGCGGCTGAGCGAGGCCGCCCTGAGGCTCGGCCCGGTCGCGCTCGCGGACACGCGGGGCGCGGACCTCGCCACGCTCGACCTGGACCTCGTCGCGCGGTTGACGCCCTACTACGCGCGGTACCTGCCGGGCGCCGTGCACGCGGCCCTCGCCTTCGCGGTGGTCCTGGGCGTCACCGTGTGGCTCGATCCCGCCACGGCGGGCGTGCTGCTCGTCACCGGGCCGCTTACGGTGGTGTTCCTGGCGCTGGTGGGGCTCGCCACGGGCGCTGCCACCGAGCGGCAGTGGCTCGCTCACACCCGCCTCTCCGCGCGGCTGCTGACCCTGGTCCGTCACCTGCCCACCCTGCACGCCTTCGGCGCGGTCGCGCCCTACCGCGACGTCCTGGCCCGCTCGGCCCGCCAGCACCGTGAGGCCACCCTGGGCGTGCTGCGAGTCGCGTTCCTGAGCGGTTTCGTGATGGACTTCGCCGCGACCCTCGCCACCGCCCTGGTGGCCGTGTGGATCGGCGTGCGGCTGTTCGGCGGAAGTGCCGAGCTCGCCCCCACCCTCACGGCCCTGATGCTCGTCCCGGAGTTCTTCGGCCCGCTGCGGCAACTCGGCACGGACCGGCACGCGGCGCTGGATGCCGAGCCCGTCGCCGCCCGGTTGCAGGACCTGCTCACCCGGCCGGTGGCGCCCTCCGGGGAAGGGACGGTCCCGGCTGGCGTCCCCCACCTGAGCCTGAGCCTCGCGCGGGCGGACCTGCCCACGCCGACCGCGCCGGTGAGCGTGGAACTCCCGCCGGGCACCCTCGCCGCGCTGCGCGGTCCCAGCGGCAGCGGCAAGACCACGCTGCTGCACGCCCTGCGCAAGCACGTCCCGCACCTGGGGAGCATCCGGGTGGACGGCACGCCGCTCGACGACCTCGGCGCCACCTGGCAGGCCCGGGTGGCGTTCGTTCCCCAGCACCCGCGCCTGATCGCGGGCAGCGCGCGGGACAACCTGCGCCTCGCCGCCCCCGACGCCGGTGACGCCGACCTGGAGCGCGCCTGCGAGGCGGTGGGCCTGGGCGACGTGCTGCGCGCGCTGCCCTCCGGGTTCGACACGCCGCTCGGCGAGGGCGGCGCGCTGCTCTCGGGCGGCGAGACCGCGCGCCTCGCCCTGGCCCGCGCCCTGCTCTCCGGCGCCGACGTGATCCTGCTCGACGAGGTGAGCGCGCACCTCGATCCGGAGAGCGAGGCGGAACTGCACGCGGTGATCGAACGCGCCTTTGCCGGGCGGACGGTGCTGCTCGCCACCCACCGCGCAGTCCCGCCCGGCTGGCGGGAGATTTCCCTGGGCGCGCCCGCGTCCCCGGCGGTGGCCGCGTGA
- a CDS encoding metal-sensitive transcriptional regulator — MTAPVPVSDREAEKTKILNRLRRLEGQIRGLQRMVEEEKNCVEVMTLYASAKSAFESTGDVILETYVEVCRARGVEPAELVRLLRLAR, encoded by the coding sequence ATGACCGCACCCGTGCCCGTCAGCGACCGTGAAGCCGAGAAGACGAAGATCCTCAACCGCCTGCGCCGCCTGGAGGGCCAGATCCGGGGCCTTCAGCGGATGGTCGAGGAGGAGAAGAACTGCGTGGAGGTCATGACCCTCTATGCCAGCGCCAAGAGCGCGTTCGAGTCCACCGGGGACGTGATTCTGGAAACCTACGTCGAGGTGTGCCGCGCGCGCGGGGTCGAGCCCGCCGAACTGGTGAGGCTCCTCCGGCTGGCCCGCTGA
- a CDS encoding MBL fold metallo-hydrolase, translating to MYLQRFYDTDLAQASYLIGCQQTGECLVVDPVRDITPYLEEAQSQKLRVTHVTETHIHADYLSGSRELAKATGARLLLSDEGGEGWRYTYDDGHQTKLRDGDTFTVGNIRIQALHTPGHTPEHLSFLVTDMPRGDTPSMILTGDFVFVGDLGRPDLLDEAAGGQDTRFVGARQLFASLRDKFLTLPDFVQVWPGHGSGSACGKALGAVPTTTVGYERALSWWGKLVERGDEEAFTRELLSGQPDAPLYYGRMKTENRDGPALLGEVKPLAELKVDEVRRRLAAGARLIDTRKKEEHQAAAPAHSVNLPDGNTFETWAGWLLRPEREFILLAPAGRAETLRRKLWMVGIDHLVGYVTAAEGLDTAPARPIPVANLPQHADALILDVRQKTEHEEGAIPGSLQLHAGHLPWRLNDLPHDREIVVHCQGGARSAAAASLLRTEGFDVAELAGGYDAWAKAQQETRPA from the coding sequence ATGTACCTCCAACGCTTCTACGACACGGATCTCGCCCAGGCCTCCTACCTGATCGGCTGCCAGCAGACCGGCGAATGCCTGGTGGTCGACCCCGTCCGGGACATCACGCCGTACCTGGAAGAGGCGCAGAGCCAGAAACTGCGGGTCACCCACGTCACCGAAACGCACATCCACGCCGACTATCTCTCCGGCAGCCGAGAACTGGCGAAGGCCACGGGCGCCCGGCTCCTGCTTTCCGACGAGGGCGGCGAGGGCTGGCGGTACACCTACGACGACGGCCACCAGACGAAACTGCGTGACGGCGACACCTTCACGGTCGGCAACATTCGCATCCAGGCCCTGCATACCCCCGGGCATACTCCCGAGCACCTGAGCTTCCTGGTGACCGACATGCCACGGGGTGATACCCCCAGCATGATCCTGACCGGTGACTTCGTGTTCGTCGGGGACCTGGGCCGCCCCGACCTGCTGGACGAGGCGGCGGGCGGTCAGGACACCCGTTTCGTCGGCGCGAGGCAACTGTTTGCCAGCCTGCGCGACAAGTTCCTGACCCTGCCCGACTTCGTGCAGGTGTGGCCTGGTCACGGTTCGGGCAGCGCGTGCGGCAAGGCGCTGGGGGCTGTGCCCACCACCACCGTCGGCTACGAGCGAGCCCTGAGCTGGTGGGGCAAGCTGGTCGAACGGGGTGACGAGGAAGCCTTCACACGGGAACTGCTCTCCGGGCAGCCCGACGCGCCCCTGTACTACGGGCGCATGAAGACCGAGAACCGTGACGGCCCCGCCCTGCTGGGCGAGGTGAAGCCCCTGGCAGAACTGAAGGTGGACGAGGTGCGCCGCCGTCTGGCCGCCGGTGCCCGCCTGATCGACACCCGCAAGAAGGAGGAGCACCAGGCCGCCGCGCCCGCGCACAGCGTGAACCTCCCTGACGGGAACACCTTTGAGACCTGGGCGGGCTGGCTGCTGAGGCCGGAACGCGAGTTCATCCTGCTGGCCCCCGCCGGGCGAGCCGAGACGCTGCGCCGCAAGCTGTGGATGGTGGGGATCGACCACCTGGTCGGGTACGTCACCGCCGCCGAGGGCCTGGACACGGCGCCTGCCCGGCCCATCCCCGTCGCGAACCTGCCGCAGCACGCAGACGCGCTGATCCTGGATGTGCGGCAGAAGACCGAACACGAGGAAGGAGCCATCCCCGGCAGCCTGCAACTGCACGCCGGTCACCTGCCCTGGCGCCTGAATGACCTGCCACATGACCGCGAGATCGTCGTGCATTGCCAGGGTGGCGCCCGCAGCGCCGCCGCCGCCAGCCTGCTGCGAACCGAAGGCTTCGACGTGGCCGAGCTTGCCGGGGGCTACGACGCCTGGGCAAAGGCGCAGCAGGAAACCCGACCCGCGTAA
- a CDS encoding rhodanese-like domain-containing protein, whose product MTYQDIFTSELEAKKREGARLIDVREREEYLAGHIPGAVNLPLSELDGREDEIGPHTVLICASGNRSSQAAAHLASQGRTGLMNLSGGTAAWMRGGHDLNRGEQP is encoded by the coding sequence ATGACCTACCAGGACATCTTCACCAGCGAGCTGGAAGCCAAGAAGCGTGAGGGCGCGCGGCTCATCGACGTGCGGGAACGCGAGGAGTACCTCGCCGGGCACATTCCCGGCGCCGTGAACCTGCCCCTCAGCGAACTCGACGGCCGTGAGGACGAGATCGGGCCGCACACGGTCCTGATCTGCGCCAGCGGCAACCGCTCCTCGCAGGCGGCGGCCCACCTCGCCTCCCAGGGCAGGACCGGCCTGATGAACCTCTCCGGCGGCACGGCCGCGTGGATGCGCGGGGGCCATGACCTGAACCGGGGCGAGCAGCCATGA